A single window of Desulfovibrio sp. DNA harbors:
- a CDS encoding NAD(P)/FAD-dependent oxidoreductase, protein MEKRELIIIGAGPAGLSAAIYGKRAGLDTLVLEKGRPGGQILTTSRVENYPGILDGTGTGLADAFRAHAEFFKAEFRSASVQKLEVRDGKKIITLK, encoded by the coding sequence ATGGAAAAACGTGAACTGATCATCATCGGCGCGGGCCCTGCCGGGCTTTCCGCCGCCATCTACGGCAAGCGGGCCGGTCTTGATACCCTGGTGCTGGAAAAGGGCCGCCCCGGCGGGCAGATACTGACCACCAGCCGGGTGGAGAACTACCCCGGCATCCTAGACGGCACCGGCACGGGCCTGGCCGACGCGTTTCGCGCCCATGCCGAGTTTTTCAAGGCGGAATTCAGGTCAGCTTCAGTGCAGAAGCTTGAGGTGCGTGACGGAAAAAAAATCATCACCCTCAAGG
- a CDS encoding SLC13 family permease: MTTLQICALVWLAFVFGLSLWQHINLGLIMIPASFILILFTGLPLNALYSAFPAKLVLLVLGVMYLWNHVQESGFAGIIVKKAVALAKGRVYLLPWIIHVLAAFICAVGALPAAAFAITVPVALEIAKRERISPTLMGVILIQGSCVGGFTPFNPWGNLVAEQAAKAGIPIDALYLFLSQGVIAVAVAVAAFFIFGGLELLRRPISATLSENEGAPEKTVLTPYQICSFLGMLAFIVLVLFKYDVGLTAFTIGMILQIAFRIKSKAALSKLPWGISIMIAGVLIYVGLLEKLGVLHTIGDYLVSIQHPSLVRFSVTIVGTILANFESSSIAVLGLVIPVAVKSMVGVTTILSNSIYLGVLSGCLVVMCASPFHIGGALILSEAEDYDRTFKQLLFWVLGLTLVMPFITFLL; the protein is encoded by the coding sequence ATGACAACTCTTCAGATTTGCGCGCTTGTCTGGCTCGCCTTTGTGTTTGGACTGAGTCTGTGGCAGCACATCAACCTTGGCCTGATCATGATCCCGGCCAGCTTCATCCTTATTCTGTTCACCGGCCTTCCGCTCAACGCGCTGTATTCCGCCTTTCCCGCCAAACTGGTGCTGCTGGTTCTGGGGGTCATGTATTTGTGGAACCATGTGCAGGAAAGCGGCTTTGCGGGAATTATCGTTAAAAAGGCCGTAGCGCTGGCCAAAGGCAGGGTCTACCTCCTCCCCTGGATCATCCACGTGCTGGCGGCCTTCATCTGCGCCGTGGGCGCCCTGCCTGCCGCCGCCTTTGCCATCACTGTTCCCGTGGCGCTGGAAATCGCCAAACGCGAACGCATCAGCCCGACGCTTATGGGCGTTATTCTTATTCAAGGTTCATGCGTAGGCGGCTTCACGCCCTTTAATCCCTGGGGCAACCTCGTGGCCGAACAGGCCGCCAAGGCTGGCATACCCATTGACGCTTTGTATCTTTTCCTTTCTCAGGGTGTCATTGCCGTGGCCGTGGCCGTGGCGGCCTTTTTCATCTTTGGCGGTCTGGAACTGCTGCGTCGTCCCATAAGCGCAACGCTGAGCGAAAATGAAGGCGCTCCTGAAAAAACTGTTCTCACGCCGTACCAAATCTGCTCGTTCCTGGGCATGCTGGCCTTCATCGTTCTGGTGCTTTTCAAATATGATGTCGGCCTGACCGCTTTTACCATCGGCATGATCCTGCAAATCGCCTTCCGCATCAAATCCAAAGCGGCCCTGAGCAAGCTGCCCTGGGGCATTTCCATCATGATCGCCGGCGTGCTGATCTATGTGGGCTTACTGGAAAAATTGGGCGTACTGCACACGATAGGCGACTACCTTGTGAGCATACAGCACCCCTCGTTGGTGCGGTTTAGCGTGACCATAGTGGGTACGATTCTGGCCAACTTTGAATCATCATCCATCGCCGTTCTTGGGCTAGTCATTCCCGTGGCCGTCAAATCCATGGTCGGGGTCACGACTATCCTGTCCAACAGCATTTATCTGGGTGTGCTTTCGGGCTGCCTGGTGGTCATGTGCGCAAGTCCCTTTCATATCGGCGGCGCGCTCATCCTGTCAGAAGCGGAAGACTACGACCGTACGTTCAAGCAGCTTTTATTCTGGGTTTTGGGGCTTACCCTCGTGATGCCGTTTATTACCTTCCTGCTGTAA
- a CDS encoding glycine/betaine/sarcosine/D-proline family reductase selenoprotein B has protein sequence MMKIVHYLNQFFGQIGGEDKADIPPLIRHEPVGPAQAFAAQLKDIATVSATVVCGDNYMAENQDKAIETLLTFIRAEKPDLFMAGPAFNAGRYGPACGAICAAVAEELHIPVITGMYAENPGAEMYRHKVLIAQTGNSVAGMRPAIAAMCALARKLAAGEPLGPAAVDGYLPSGLRKNIWSSETGARRAVEMLLAVIDGKDVPTELPMPVFDEVAPAAPVADVSKARIALVTEGGLVHKGNPEGLESSRASKFFRLELEGLQTLSPDAFQTVHGGYNNAFVNEDPNRLVPLDVCRDLASEGHIGELAEYCFTTTGNGTSYQNSKNFGAAIASALLADNVQGVILTSTUGTGTRCGATITKEIERCGIPTAQICTITSIASAIGVSRIVPGIGIPHPVGNPALTPAPEKNLRRQIVLKALEAIAREPA, from the coding sequence ATGATGAAGATCGTCCACTATCTCAATCAGTTTTTTGGGCAGATCGGGGGAGAAGACAAGGCGGATATTCCTCCGCTGATCAGGCATGAGCCTGTCGGCCCGGCCCAGGCTTTTGCGGCGCAGTTGAAGGATATTGCCACCGTATCGGCCACTGTGGTCTGCGGCGACAACTACATGGCCGAAAATCAGGACAAGGCCATTGAAACCCTCTTGACCTTTATCCGTGCCGAAAAGCCGGATCTGTTCATGGCAGGCCCGGCATTCAATGCCGGCAGATATGGCCCCGCCTGTGGAGCCATCTGCGCTGCAGTGGCGGAAGAGCTGCACATCCCTGTTATTACGGGAATGTATGCAGAAAATCCCGGTGCGGAAATGTACCGCCATAAGGTACTCATTGCGCAGACGGGCAATTCCGTGGCGGGCATGCGCCCGGCCATTGCCGCCATGTGCGCTCTGGCGCGCAAACTGGCTGCCGGCGAACCGCTGGGGCCAGCCGCTGTGGACGGCTACCTGCCCTCAGGCCTTCGCAAGAATATCTGGAGTTCCGAGACCGGAGCCCGGCGCGCAGTGGAGATGCTGCTTGCCGTTATTGATGGCAAGGACGTGCCCACGGAACTGCCCATGCCCGTCTTTGACGAGGTGGCTCCAGCAGCCCCCGTGGCGGATGTGTCCAAAGCGCGCATCGCGCTGGTGACGGAAGGCGGACTGGTGCATAAAGGGAACCCTGAAGGTTTGGAATCCTCCCGCGCCAGCAAGTTTTTCCGTCTTGAGCTGGAAGGCTTGCAGACGCTGTCTCCTGATGCCTTTCAGACCGTGCACGGTGGCTACAATAACGCTTTTGTCAACGAAGACCCCAACAGGTTGGTGCCTCTTGATGTCTGTCGCGATCTGGCGAGCGAGGGGCATATTGGCGAACTGGCCGAGTATTGCTTTACAACCACCGGCAACGGCACATCATACCAGAACAGCAAGAACTTCGGTGCGGCTATTGCTTCGGCCCTGCTGGCCGACAATGTGCAAGGCGTCATCCTTACATCCACCTGAGGAACCGGAACTCGTTGCGGTGCAACGATCACCAAAGAAATCGAACGGTGTGGCATCCCCACAGCGCAAATCTGTACCATAACCTCCATAGCCTCGGCCATCGGCGTGTCGCGCATCGTCCCAGGGATCGGCATTCCGCACCCTGTGGGCAATCCTGCACTGACGCCCGCTCCTGAAAAAAATCTGCGCAGACAGATTGTGCTCAAGGCGCTGGAGGCTATTGCCAGAGAACCAGCCTAG
- a CDS encoding glycine/sarcosine/betaine reductase component B subunit, whose amino-acid sequence MKLELCDFPVREVRFGARTELSGAVLTIDREEMARRVNDDQFFSEVQINIVRPGESARIINVMDVMQPRIKEDAGVSPYPGVFSPMSLAGSGRTHVLEGVSVLQTGNRQGIQEGIIDMSGPGAQYSLFSALHNVVLNCVTEREVSNVEFDKATRKALVTAALYLGETTRGMQPEKVRHFCMDAPIETPLKKIVYVYYLQSQGPLRSTFVYGENVTALLPTLLHPNEVLDGAIVSANYIIACQKNPTYLHLNNPVVLELCANHGKTLEFAGVIIANEHSTLFEKRRTAEFAAKLARQLGAQGVVMTQEGGGHADSDLMFCTQACAAQGIASVMLINELAGPEGDQPSLVDTTPLAKHVISTGNNDQIIALPSVSTLLGGASLLNVPDASQSFKTALGRMYTATNQLGAYRLQATAF is encoded by the coding sequence ATGAAACTTGAATTGTGCGACTTTCCGGTTCGAGAGGTTCGGTTCGGAGCGCGGACGGAATTGTCGGGTGCCGTTCTTACGATCGACAGAGAGGAAATGGCCCGACGGGTCAATGATGATCAGTTTTTTTCAGAAGTGCAGATAAACATTGTCCGGCCTGGTGAGTCCGCACGGATCATCAATGTTATGGACGTAATGCAGCCCCGCATCAAGGAGGACGCGGGCGTAAGCCCTTATCCGGGCGTTTTTTCACCCATGAGCCTGGCAGGCAGTGGACGCACCCACGTGCTTGAGGGCGTCAGCGTCCTGCAGACCGGCAATCGTCAGGGCATTCAGGAAGGCATCATTGATATGTCTGGCCCCGGCGCGCAGTATTCCCTTTTTAGCGCGCTCCATAATGTCGTCCTCAATTGCGTCACGGAACGTGAAGTTTCAAATGTGGAGTTTGACAAGGCCACGCGCAAGGCCCTTGTGACGGCGGCCCTGTACCTTGGTGAAACCACGCGGGGTATGCAGCCGGAAAAGGTCCGCCATTTTTGCATGGACGCCCCCATTGAAACGCCGCTGAAAAAAATCGTTTATGTCTATTATCTGCAATCGCAGGGCCCTTTACGCAGCACCTTTGTGTATGGTGAAAACGTTACCGCTCTGCTTCCCACCTTGCTGCATCCCAATGAAGTACTGGACGGCGCGATCGTCAGCGCCAACTACATTATCGCCTGCCAAAAAAATCCCACCTATTTGCACCTGAACAATCCTGTGGTGCTGGAGCTGTGCGCCAACCATGGGAAAACCCTTGAGTTTGCCGGTGTGATCATAGCCAACGAACACAGCACGCTTTTTGAAAAAAGGCGCACGGCGGAATTTGCCGCCAAGCTGGCCCGGCAGTTGGGTGCCCAAGGCGTAGTCATGACGCAGGAAGGCGGCGGCCACGCTGATTCCGATCTCATGTTCTGCACCCAGGCGTGCGCGGCCCAGGGCATTGCATCGGTAATGCTCATCAATGAACTTGCCGGGCCCGAAGGCGATCAGCCCTCACTGGTGGATACGACGCCCTTGGCCAAACATGTGATCAGCACAGGCAACAATGATCAGATTATCGCTTTGCCGTCTGTGTCCACCCTTTTGGGGGGGGCTTCCCTGCTCAATGTTCCCGATGCGTCCCAGTCGTTCAAAACGGCGTTGGGCAGAATGTATACGGCCACCAACCAACTCGGGGCTTACAGGTTGCAGGCCACCGCGTTCTGA
- a CDS encoding glycine/sarcosine/betaine reductase complex selenoprotein A yields the protein METTARKIIVIGAMDGVPSEAISAALTESGHTVVFAINQFFVUMMAGAMDLEDQWKLVTVVKQYGSENLHVLLGCPDAESSQIQGDTVSTGDPSLSGPLTDSQFCLKVHHVSEPEVRGFFSKEAFARHIEPFLSLVDAEAIRQRMHELRGQMVQSRPRPMHG from the coding sequence ATGGAAACTACAGCCCGGAAAATCATCGTGATCGGAGCCATGGACGGCGTACCGTCCGAGGCCATTTCCGCTGCCCTGACCGAGAGCGGGCATACCGTGGTTTTTGCCATCAATCAGTTCTTTGTCTGAATGATGGCAGGAGCCATGGATCTGGAAGATCAATGGAAATTGGTGACGGTGGTTAAGCAATACGGCAGTGAAAATCTTCATGTGCTCCTCGGTTGCCCCGACGCCGAAAGCAGCCAGATACAAGGGGATACCGTCTCTACCGGGGATCCGTCGTTGTCCGGTCCGCTGACCGACAGCCAGTTTTGCCTGAAGGTGCACCACGTATCCGAGCCGGAAGTACGAGGGTTTTTCTCAAAAGAGGCATTTGCCCGACATATTGAGCCCTTTCTCTCCCTCGTGGATGCAGAGGCAATCCGACAGCGCATGCATGAATTGAGAGGGCAGATGGTGCAGTCCAGGCCCAGGCCTATGCACGGCTGA
- a CDS encoding sigma 54-interacting transcriptional regulator yields MNNTLTPHALFSSPQLLDNLDDALFLLDPQGAAIPGNTAGRAVLAHAGGAVRKLADFFFLELSLGDIFLKKDATPIQLRKLNVGDHAYVVRGFFNGDDLILILSEITDLKRMAQDLSLQLTQVLRFKIAMQFLADGIVLTDVFERIVFMNKAMCELLAARNAGADLDNLAKLENLFGHLPTTEAPVWVSDEHEEGTAKPADGMRLVIEKRALFLSDNKLHGFMLRFSRETESAQHADVADHGMKKDASVGSATWLPRTSKPETVRPQPSNRKQLGRAALRDFVGQSKAVLQIKEIIKKVASSSSTVLLQSESGTGKELLARSLHELSDRANGPFIKLNCASLPESLLEAEVFGYDSGAFTGAKKSGNPGLFEQAHTGTIFLDELGEMSLPLQAKLLRIIQEREVQRIGGQALKRLDVRVVCATNRNLLYLVKEGQFRSDLLFRLNVVSITIPPLRDRKSDIKSLIIHFLRECSQTFKKNVSGVSKDVYYHFMNYDWPGNVRELGNIIEYAFNIIDGGTIECKHLPQYFLESSSDIRIHSEKFNNIISEYSRKVVMSTLERYNGNKIAACGALGISRSKLYRIISG; encoded by the coding sequence ATGAATAACACACTTACTCCCCACGCCCTGTTCTCCAGTCCACAGCTGTTGGACAACCTCGATGATGCGCTCTTCCTGCTCGACCCTCAGGGGGCCGCCATCCCCGGCAATACCGCCGGGCGAGCGGTGCTGGCCCACGCGGGCGGAGCTGTGCGCAAGCTGGCGGATTTTTTTTTCTTAGAACTTTCTCTTGGTGATATTTTTCTCAAAAAAGACGCCACTCCCATTCAACTCAGGAAGTTGAATGTCGGAGACCATGCCTATGTGGTGCGGGGTTTTTTCAACGGGGACGATCTGATTCTCATTCTGTCGGAAATCACAGATCTCAAGCGGATGGCGCAGGATCTGAGCCTACAATTGACCCAGGTGCTGCGGTTCAAGATAGCCATGCAGTTTCTGGCCGACGGCATCGTCCTCACGGATGTCTTTGAGCGCATAGTGTTCATGAACAAAGCCATGTGCGAACTGCTCGCGGCCAGAAATGCCGGTGCCGATCTGGACAACCTGGCAAAACTGGAAAACCTGTTCGGGCACTTGCCCACCACGGAAGCACCCGTATGGGTCTCCGATGAGCATGAGGAAGGAACGGCAAAACCGGCTGACGGCATGCGCCTTGTAATTGAAAAACGCGCTCTGTTTTTGTCTGACAATAAACTTCACGGTTTTATGCTGCGCTTCTCACGCGAGACCGAATCCGCCCAACACGCCGACGTTGCAGACCACGGCATGAAAAAGGACGCCAGCGTCGGATCCGCAACATGGTTGCCAAGGACGAGCAAGCCCGAGACTGTGCGGCCCCAGCCTTCAAACCGGAAACAACTGGGAAGGGCCGCGTTACGAGACTTCGTTGGGCAAAGCAAGGCGGTGCTGCAAATCAAGGAGATCATCAAAAAGGTGGCCTCGTCATCATCCACGGTACTGCTGCAGAGCGAAAGCGGCACAGGAAAAGAGCTGCTGGCCCGCTCTCTTCACGAACTCAGCGACCGTGCCAATGGGCCCTTCATCAAACTCAATTGCGCCAGTTTGCCCGAATCCTTGCTGGAGGCCGAGGTGTTCGGCTATGACTCCGGCGCGTTCACCGGGGCCAAAAAAAGCGGAAATCCCGGGCTGTTCGAACAGGCCCATACCGGCACTATTTTTCTTGATGAACTCGGCGAGATGTCGCTGCCCCTCCAGGCCAAGTTGCTGCGGATCATCCAGGAACGCGAAGTTCAGCGCATAGGCGGGCAGGCATTAAAAAGGCTGGATGTGCGCGTGGTCTGCGCCACGAACCGCAATCTTCTGTACCTGGTGAAAGAGGGGCAATTTCGCAGTGACCTGCTGTTCAGGCTCAATGTGGTCTCCATCACCATTCCACCGCTCAGAGATCGGAAAAGTGATATCAAGTCACTCATTATTCATTTTTTACGTGAATGTTCCCAAACATTTAAGAAAAATGTCAGTGGTGTTTCCAAGGATGTGTACTATCACTTTATGAATTATGATTGGCCGGGCAATGTACGAGAACTTGGAAACATCATTGAATACGCTTTTAACATCATAGATGGCGGCACCATTGAATGCAAACATCTTCCCCAATATTTTTTAGAATCATCATCTGATATTCGTATTCATTCTGAAAAATTCAACAATATTATTTCAGAATACAGCCGTAAAGTCGTCATGAGCACGCTTGAGCGATATAATGGAAACAAAATTGCGGCTTGTGGCGCATTGGGAATATCGCGGTCAAAACTGTACAGAATCATTTCAGGGTAA
- a CDS encoding EF-hand domain-containing protein, producing MSISSISSQSSSSYWEEMFGGSRAENSQKTDGDDLASKLFQDLDSDESGGIGIKESGLSQSQFDALDTDQDGTVSLTELQAGLELQRQAFFTSMKMESGSTSAASTSTTSTSTGGSEQSQAQSLLSAIMNGEPLPPPPDGAGKKGDLASKLFTDLDTDQSGGISVGESGLSQSVFDSMDTDQDGIVSMEELSASLEKQKAKFASGQNTENQSVELDSENSASSILNATGNISSQRILNSIANAVYRSMADQGTQSQGLVMTA from the coding sequence ATGAGTATTAGTTCCATTAGCTCGCAAAGCTCATCATCGTATTGGGAGGAGATGTTCGGCGGATCACGCGCAGAAAATTCTCAAAAAACCGATGGTGATGATCTTGCCTCAAAGTTGTTTCAAGATTTGGATTCTGATGAAAGTGGCGGCATAGGCATTAAGGAGTCCGGTCTGAGCCAGAGCCAGTTTGATGCTTTGGATACAGATCAGGATGGCACGGTTAGCTTGACGGAACTGCAAGCAGGGCTGGAGTTGCAGCGCCAGGCTTTCTTTACCAGCATGAAGATGGAGAGCGGTAGCACTTCCGCTGCTTCCACTTCAACTACTTCTACTTCCACTGGCGGGTCCGAGCAATCACAGGCGCAAAGCCTGCTTTCTGCCATCATGAACGGCGAGCCCTTGCCTCCGCCCCCAGATGGTGCGGGCAAAAAGGGCGACCTTGCATCTAAGCTCTTTACAGATCTGGACACCGATCAAAGCGGCGGGATAAGTGTCGGCGAATCCGGTCTGAGTCAATCCGTTTTTGACTCGATGGATACCGATCAGGACGGCATTGTCTCAATGGAAGAATTGAGTGCAAGCCTTGAAAAGCAAAAAGCCAAGTTTGCTTCAGGGCAAAACACCGAAAATCAGTCTGTAGAACTCGACAGCGAAAACAGTGCCTCCAGCATATTGAATGCAACTGGCAATATAAGCTCCCAGCGCATTCTTAACAGCATCGCCAACGCGGTATACCGCAGCATGGCGGATCAGGGAACACAGAGCCAAGGGCTGGTCATGACGGCCTGA
- a CDS encoding helix-turn-helix domain-containing protein translates to MGPLLAQARLAVGMSQTAMAKSAGYDLRNINAAEKGKKSLA, encoded by the coding sequence TTGGGTCCATTGCTGGCTCAGGCACGGCTGGCAGTCGGCATGTCGCAGACCGCCATGGCAAAAAGCGCGGGCTATGACCTGCGCAATATCAATGCGGCAGAAAAAGGCAAGAAGAGCCTGGCGTGA
- a CDS encoding DUF459 domain-containing protein has product MGLPFLPVRRRHQAKKELPTAAGLVLLLCFSLTLFACNGQRSTPERKPEASAATQPCLLFAGDSIMEGLGPVVAGMLPHTDNLKIVQAGVASTGLCRPDFYDWPTTMRTYMTTLHPKLVVICIGTNDDQSVSDVGKKYHFISPAWEQAYAHKVEELIDIIVQNGGTPIFVSPPIIGSKYLRPRIFAVREVIKQTCANRNVVFTDVWQTLADPTGNYQRFIVDSNRKKIALRTKDGTHVTQAGNTLLARAILPQIEQGLSR; this is encoded by the coding sequence ATGGGCTTGCCCTTCCTGCCGGTTCGCCGCAGGCATCAGGCCAAAAAAGAACTGCCCACTGCGGCGGGTCTTGTTCTACTGCTTTGTTTCAGCCTCACACTGTTTGCCTGTAACGGTCAACGCTCAACGCCTGAACGCAAGCCTGAAGCATCCGCCGCCACCCAGCCATGCCTGCTTTTTGCGGGCGATTCCATCATGGAAGGCCTTGGCCCCGTAGTGGCGGGCATGCTGCCCCATACGGACAACCTTAAAATTGTGCAGGCCGGGGTTGCGTCCACCGGTTTGTGCCGTCCAGATTTTTACGACTGGCCCACGACCATGCGCACCTACATGACCACCCTGCACCCCAAACTGGTTGTGATCTGCATTGGCACCAACGACGACCAGTCAGTCTCTGATGTGGGCAAAAAGTACCACTTCATTTCTCCCGCGTGGGAGCAGGCCTATGCCCACAAGGTTGAAGAACTCATAGACATTATTGTTCAGAACGGCGGAACACCCATCTTTGTTTCGCCCCCCATCATAGGATCCAAGTACCTGCGGCCAAGGATTTTTGCCGTCAGGGAAGTCATCAAGCAGACCTGTGCGAACAGAAATGTTGTGTTCACAGATGTGTGGCAAACGCTGGCAGATCCCACCGGCAACTATCAACGGTTCATTGTTGACAGTAACAGAAAAAAAATAGCCCTGAGAACCAAGGATGGAACTCACGTGACTCAAGCTGGCAACACCCTGCTGGCTCGCGCCATTCTGCCCCAGATTGAACAGGGGCTTTCTCGCTAG
- a CDS encoding septal ring lytic transglycosylase RlpA family protein codes for MTYVAKLFILICLCFCLLAYPAHADDSSRQNKNETKKSETQFVVGQTYTGTSAWYGLRAHGKRTASGQIFDSTQLTAAHRTLPFGTMVKITHKKTKKSAIVQITDRGPSSPSYIIDISRQAAIDIGMLRQGRATVTLEIVALPASYAYNSARK; via the coding sequence ATGACGTATGTTGCAAAACTTTTTATCCTCATATGCCTTTGTTTCTGCCTGCTAGCATATCCTGCGCACGCTGATGATTCTTCGCGCCAGAACAAGAACGAAACAAAAAAATCCGAAACCCAGTTTGTCGTGGGCCAAACATATACCGGAACCAGCGCGTGGTACGGTTTGCGAGCACACGGCAAACGCACCGCAAGTGGCCAAATCTTTGATAGCACGCAGCTTACAGCCGCGCATCGAACCCTGCCCTTCGGAACAATGGTAAAGATAACACATAAAAAGACAAAGAAGTCAGCGATCGTGCAGATCACAGACAGAGGGCCAAGTTCACCAAGCTACATCATTGATATCTCGCGTCAAGCCGCCATCGACATAGGCATGTTGCGTCAGGGCAGAGCAACCGTTACGCTGGAAATTGTTGCCCTGCCTGCTTCATACGCCTACAATTCGGCGCGCAAATAG